From Planctomycetota bacterium, a single genomic window includes:
- a CDS encoding PQQ-binding-like beta-propeller repeat protein, with protein MHGSIQRSLSVTLLLTTFIAHAARAAEDDMAAMVRTDKPMSLRGEASDWDAIKAEHVIMGLFGEAATFKLAYDEANLYARIVVHDKSPMKNSAGVIEELIKGGDAVGVCLGGVTDVRALQRIMIARVEGKPTILAMRPNWREHKPYTYTSVGSYAMDYVGPVDGAEAGFDEVDGGYAVRVKLPWASLAIKPREGLTLPFDLQVIFSDPAGSMNVATAWWRCDAGQAMSTMDLVTEARLYSRSWGKAKLFAVDPGPRPTPNLLDRDDQAAAFIGPGVPIELNVAQDSHVSVIVRRADGWVVRELLRARRLPAGQYTLYWDGRDRNGQPMPAGKYEYLIGQWDDIKATFAASVGNSGRPSFRTPDGMGSIGGTHGGTAAVAAGEHGVYMLHSGEEGQRTLRCIDPATGKARWFASIGIFARGYAVVEADQSVYVLHSSRKTRQLEKLDAATGQRQKIAGQNVVDLGPIEPSGLAVIGDRAYYSEPDKNRLGVIDLTTGQPLADIALTHPSGMCSTSDGALLVCSTAALLRVEPATGKITTIADKLDAPRAVSVDSDGVIYVALQGTTQQIIKLSAAGKPMGAIGRAGGRVRTAVPYDPMAFAELIGVATGPDGNLWAVEAGAPRRFIKLTRDGRWLEDFYGPTGYTTVGVDLDDASTLYYQPGPRSSQFVKARVDYDAAAKDPGNPVGTWKIEAIYDMSDIGPSQREGYELEDPVGSTGYGRALVFTSTSGHRYFFIGARQQFGLWIADGDQWRPSAAMRSARRTKDRADVTLLWTDANGDGVTQDDEVSAVERPNAHWVWIDRDLTLRGGTADLSPTTINAHGAPVYDVTKTKEIFGENMLPRQAYSEQGNYSVTFSPPGADGARYMATNVGAEAGRNFWDRCSELRVCRVVDGKVKWIIGHHDGRYRHNGDSTMIMNMTGELDGVVMATEVNSNFTAYTTDGLTLGWISRDADDAQVNDGPTAWYVENVQPGLFIKDAKTGRHLLVGVSTEDVRVLNIDGVFGDQIHRTTGSITLASPQPRAAGAPDVATIAYQTMLRTHSGRYAGVDGIDTDWRQEAPAISLMHAGALAAEIRLRRDAGMLYVFADVLAGKEDAMATWPTMELFIGPDAPASRTAAGPGDTQFVFTPGAVKDERLGIHVAGKVNVYRPASEPLAPSPGLRALGVTGNFIGDELKKPLDCTKLTALPGGTVEFRRRLDGEGWMIEAAIPLAALPELTRPRKVSFDRKEHKGASETRLDLAGPMRLNAIIGRGSERIGWTDDAAEMNPARWGRAEAPVDMDDAKNK; from the coding sequence ATGCACGGTTCGATTCAACGATCCCTGTCCGTCACGCTTTTGTTGACGACGTTCATCGCGCATGCGGCCCGCGCGGCTGAGGACGACATGGCGGCGATGGTGCGGACGGACAAGCCCATGTCGCTGCGCGGCGAGGCGTCCGACTGGGACGCCATCAAGGCCGAGCACGTCATCATGGGCCTCTTCGGCGAGGCGGCGACGTTCAAGCTCGCCTATGACGAAGCGAATCTGTACGCCCGGATCGTGGTGCATGACAAAAGTCCGATGAAGAACTCGGCGGGGGTGATCGAAGAGCTCATCAAGGGCGGCGACGCGGTGGGGGTGTGCCTCGGCGGTGTGACGGACGTGCGGGCGCTACAGCGCATCATGATCGCGCGCGTCGAGGGCAAGCCGACGATTCTTGCGATGCGTCCGAATTGGCGGGAGCACAAGCCGTATACGTACACGTCGGTCGGGTCGTACGCGATGGACTACGTCGGGCCGGTCGACGGGGCGGAAGCGGGGTTCGATGAAGTCGACGGCGGATATGCGGTGCGTGTGAAGCTGCCGTGGGCATCTCTGGCGATCAAGCCGCGCGAGGGATTGACGCTGCCGTTCGATCTGCAGGTGATTTTCTCCGATCCGGCGGGGTCGATGAATGTCGCCACGGCCTGGTGGCGCTGCGATGCGGGTCAGGCGATGAGCACCATGGACCTCGTCACCGAAGCCCGTCTTTACAGCCGCTCGTGGGGCAAGGCGAAGCTGTTCGCCGTCGACCCCGGTCCGCGCCCGACGCCCAACCTGCTCGACCGCGACGATCAGGCGGCGGCGTTCATCGGGCCCGGCGTGCCGATCGAACTCAATGTCGCGCAGGACAGTCACGTGAGCGTGATCGTGCGGCGGGCGGACGGATGGGTGGTGCGCGAACTGCTGCGTGCCCGTCGCCTTCCCGCCGGTCAATACACGCTCTATTGGGACGGGCGCGATCGCAACGGGCAGCCGATGCCCGCGGGCAAATACGAATACCTGATCGGACAATGGGACGACATAAAGGCGACGTTCGCGGCGAGCGTCGGCAACAGCGGGCGGCCCTCATTCCGCACGCCCGACGGCATGGGCAGCATCGGCGGGACGCACGGCGGAACCGCCGCCGTCGCGGCCGGCGAACATGGCGTCTACATGCTTCACTCCGGCGAGGAAGGTCAGCGGACGCTGCGCTGCATCGACCCGGCCACCGGCAAGGCCCGCTGGTTCGCGAGCATCGGAATCTTCGCACGGGGCTACGCCGTCGTCGAAGCGGATCAAAGCGTGTACGTGCTGCACTCATCGCGCAAGACGCGGCAACTGGAGAAGCTCGACGCCGCCACAGGGCAGCGACAGAAGATCGCGGGACAGAACGTCGTGGACCTCGGGCCGATCGAGCCCAGCGGTCTGGCGGTGATCGGCGACCGCGCGTACTACAGCGAACCCGACAAGAATCGCCTCGGCGTCATCGATCTGACCACCGGCCAGCCGCTGGCGGACATCGCCCTGACGCATCCTTCAGGCATGTGCTCTACCTCCGACGGCGCCCTGCTCGTGTGCAGCACGGCCGCCCTGCTGCGTGTCGAACCGGCGACGGGCAAGATCACGACCATCGCGGACAAACTCGACGCCCCGCGCGCGGTATCGGTCGACTCGGACGGCGTCATCTATGTCGCCCTGCAAGGCACGACGCAACAGATCATCAAACTCAGCGCGGCGGGCAAACCGATGGGCGCGATCGGCCGAGCGGGCGGGCGCGTACGCACCGCCGTACCTTACGATCCGATGGCCTTCGCCGAGTTGATCGGCGTGGCGACCGGGCCGGATGGGAACCTGTGGGCGGTCGAAGCCGGCGCGCCGCGGCGGTTCATCAAGCTCACGCGCGACGGCCGATGGCTCGAAGACTTTTACGGGCCGACCGGATACACGACCGTCGGCGTCGACCTTGATGATGCGTCCACGCTCTACTATCAGCCGGGCCCGCGCTCGTCGCAGTTCGTCAAGGCGCGCGTCGATTACGACGCCGCGGCGAAGGACCCGGGCAATCCGGTGGGCACATGGAAGATCGAGGCGATTTACGACATGAGCGACATCGGCCCGTCGCAGCGCGAAGGGTACGAACTGGAGGACCCCGTGGGGTCCACGGGCTACGGCCGCGCACTGGTGTTCACCAGCACGAGCGGCCATCGCTACTTTTTCATCGGGGCGCGGCAGCAATTCGGTCTGTGGATCGCCGACGGCGATCAATGGCGGCCCAGCGCCGCGATGCGGTCGGCAAGGCGCACCAAAGACCGCGCGGATGTGACGCTTCTGTGGACCGACGCCAACGGCGACGGCGTGACGCAGGACGATGAAGTCAGCGCGGTCGAGCGGCCGAATGCGCACTGGGTCTGGATCGACCGCGACCTGACGCTGCGCGGCGGGACGGCCGATCTATCGCCGACGACCATCAATGCGCACGGCGCACCGGTGTACGACGTGACGAAGACCAAGGAAATTTTCGGCGAGAATATGCTGCCGCGACAGGCGTACAGCGAACAGGGCAATTACAGCGTGACGTTCAGCCCGCCGGGCGCGGACGGCGCGCGGTACATGGCGACGAACGTCGGCGCGGAGGCGGGGCGGAACTTCTGGGACCGGTGCAGCGAGCTGCGCGTCTGCCGCGTCGTCGACGGCAAGGTCAAGTGGATCATCGGCCATCACGACGGCCGATATCGCCACAACGGCGACAGCACGATGATCATGAACATGACCGGCGAACTGGACGGCGTGGTGATGGCGACCGAAGTCAATTCCAACTTCACCGCGTACACCACCGACGGCCTGACGCTCGGTTGGATCAGCCGGGACGCCGACGATGCACAGGTCAACGACGGGCCGACCGCGTGGTACGTCGAGAATGTCCAGCCGGGCCTGTTCATCAAGGACGCGAAGACGGGGCGTCACCTGCTCGTCGGCGTGAGCACGGAGGATGTGCGCGTGCTCAACATCGACGGCGTGTTCGGCGATCAGATTCATCGCACGACCGGCTCGATCACGCTCGCTTCGCCGCAGCCGCGTGCCGCCGGCGCGCCGGATGTCGCGACGATTGCGTACCAGACGATGCTGCGCACGCACAGCGGGCGGTACGCCGGCGTCGACGGCATCGACACCGACTGGCGACAGGAAGCGCCGGCGATTTCGCTCATGCACGCCGGCGCCCTCGCGGCGGAGATTCGGCTGCGGCGCGATGCGGGCATGCTGTACGTCTTCGCGGATGTGCTGGCGGGCAAGGAGGACGCGATGGCGACCTGGCCCACGATGGAGCTGTTCATCGGCCCCGATGCACCGGCGTCGCGCACGGCGGCGGGTCCGGGGGATACGCAATTCGTGTTCACGCCCGGCGCGGTCAAGGACGAGCGACTGGGGATTCACGTGGCGGGGAAGGTGAACGTGTATCGCCCCGCGTCGGAACCGCTCGCGCCGTCGCCGGGATTGCGAGCGCTGGGTGTCACGGGGAATTTCATCGGCGACGAACTGAAGAAGCCGCTCGATTGCACGAAGCTGACCGCGCTGCCGGGGGGCACGGTCGAGTTCCGCCGGCGGCTCGATGGCGAAGGTTGGATGATCGAAGCGGCGATTCCGCTGGCCGCCCTGCCGGAATTGACGAGGCCGCGCAAGGTGAGCTTCGACCGCAAGGAGCACAAAGGGGCGAGCGAAACGCGCCTCGATCTCGCCGGGCCGATGCGGCTCAATGCGATCATCGGGCGCGGGAGCGAGCGGATCGGATGGACGGATGATGCGGCCGAAATGAACCCCGCGCGATGGGGCCGCGCTGAGGCGCCCGTCGATATGGATGATGCGAAGAACAAATGA
- a CDS encoding DUF1552 domain-containing protein, protein MNPLRRIALSRRTFLRGCGVSLALPLLDAMIPAAARGADLAATPKRLVFVGRNLGLHPPFLFPKETGRDYTPTPYLKLLADHRRDMTIFSGLSHPNYPAGHSGDIALLTGAPFDAIRNPRNLHNTISADQVAAEVVGDKTRFTNMALGGWTLSWSRNGTRLPADGRVDRVFRDLFIDGKPDEVQRAVRDLRDGRSIMDTLGDETRSLQRRVGPADRDKLDRYFTAVREAELRLAQNEVWASKPKPKVDMKPPKYLSDEKYLIEKSKMWYDVMHLALAIDSTRIITLWLGQNGSVQLPGEKAPTSLTHHELSHHGQDPAKIEELSRIEAQEVMAFDDFLTKLKGSGESAGSLLDHTQVFFGSNLSNANSHSNQNLPILLAGGGYKHGQHVAFDKDNNTPLCNLYLSMLQKFGVETDAFGTSSGNLNQIA, encoded by the coding sequence ATGAATCCGCTCAGACGCATCGCACTTTCCCGTCGGACATTTCTGCGCGGCTGCGGCGTGAGTCTGGCGTTGCCGCTGTTGGACGCCATGATCCCCGCCGCCGCGCGCGGGGCGGACCTTGCCGCGACGCCCAAGCGCCTCGTCTTCGTGGGTCGCAATCTGGGATTGCATCCGCCGTTTTTGTTTCCCAAGGAGACCGGCCGCGACTACACGCCGACGCCGTACCTGAAGCTGCTCGCCGATCACCGCAGGGACATGACGATCTTCTCGGGGCTGTCGCATCCGAACTACCCCGCCGGTCACAGCGGCGACATCGCCCTGCTCACCGGCGCGCCCTTTGACGCCATCCGCAATCCGCGCAATCTGCACAACACCATCTCCGCCGACCAGGTCGCCGCGGAAGTCGTCGGCGACAAGACGCGGTTCACGAACATGGCGCTGGGCGGATGGACGCTTTCATGGTCGCGCAACGGCACGCGACTCCCCGCCGACGGGCGCGTCGACCGGGTGTTCCGCGATCTGTTCATCGATGGAAAGCCCGACGAGGTGCAGCGGGCGGTGCGCGATCTGCGCGACGGGCGCAGCATCATGGACACGCTCGGCGACGAAACCCGCTCGCTCCAGCGCCGCGTCGGCCCGGCGGACCGCGACAAGCTCGACCGCTACTTCACCGCCGTGCGCGAAGCGGAACTGCGGTTGGCGCAGAACGAAGTCTGGGCGTCGAAGCCCAAGCCGAAGGTCGACATGAAGCCGCCCAAGTACCTCTCCGATGAAAAGTACCTCATCGAGAAGTCGAAGATGTGGTACGACGTGATGCACCTGGCGCTGGCGATCGACTCGACGCGCATCATCACACTCTGGCTCGGCCAGAACGGGTCCGTCCAACTGCCCGGCGAAAAGGCGCCGACATCACTGACGCATCATGAACTCTCGCACCACGGCCAGGACCCCGCCAAGATCGAGGAACTGTCGCGCATCGAAGCTCAGGAAGTCATGGCCTTCGACGACTTCCTCACCAAGCTCAAGGGCTCGGGCGAATCCGCCGGTTCGCTGCTGGACCATACGCAGGTCTTCTTCGGCTCCAACCTCTCCAACGCCAATTCGCACTCCAACCAGAACCTGCCGATCCTGCTGGCCGGCGGCGGATACAAGCATGGGCAGCACGTGGCTTTCGACAAGGACAACAACACGCCCTTGTGCAACCTTTATTTGTCCATGCTCCAGAAATTCGGCGTCGAAACCGACGCCTTCGGCACCAGCAGCGGCAATCTGAATCAGATCGCCTGA
- a CDS encoding DUF1592 domain-containing protein, with product MPFRCSLMLLLIGALGVSPLLAAPPGDHANIAPLVRPFLEDHCTECHESPHPKAGLDLTALSGNLADRTALDTWIKIYDKTSTGQMPPAKRPRPEPQALAAFTTSLNAALYDASRRSQQTDGRVVLRRLNRVEFQNTLRELLGVYVPMHDDLPPDGVADGFDNVAAGNDVSGSHMVSYMNVIDASLALAIERKKNQTVHQHELAGPYARDRWGASVGKDVTIVGDAAIIYSNRPDHRTFRTFRAETPGRYRLRIAAAAVNSDAPLVLAIHHQLAAHTVPSHVVDFRDIPPGAPRIITFDIDLDEHESLSFFASHLPLSDAFIKAQGDAPLDQTKAPGIKVDWFDFEGPLGETWPTRSHRLLFGDLPVVTGRIREAIRKHRDWPAIGDDEPAEAYSPDPAADADRLLLAFAQRAFRRPVPRDEIAPLLDIVRDRLAQGYEFNDAMRLGFKAILCSPQCLYLLEMPGKLDDFALASRLSYFLWSAMPDDELLRLAAAGKLHDPDVLDAQVDRLLADPRAETFTQNFVGQWLNLRDFDATTPDAKLYPEFDDELHWSMPRETFGFFDHLLHHDLSVVNFVRSDFLFINERLARHYQIDGVSGMELRAVPNPPSSHRQGLMTQAAILKVTANGTVTSPVQRGKFLLDNLLGTPPNPPPPSVGAIDPDTRGSTTIRQQLDKHRADPSCAACHRTIDPPGFALEAYDVIGGFRTWYRASDKTDAGRAEVYPGGPRAWKGPPVDAAGVTPDGKPFDGYDELSNLLMADREQVVRAITERLITYATGAGVQFADREVIDRIVADADKHDDRLRTLIHQIVRSRMFLEK from the coding sequence ATGCCCTTTCGTTGTTCGTTGATGTTGCTGCTCATTGGCGCGCTGGGCGTGTCGCCGCTTCTTGCTGCGCCGCCGGGGGATCATGCGAACATCGCGCCGCTGGTTCGCCCGTTTCTCGAAGATCACTGCACGGAGTGTCATGAATCGCCGCACCCCAAGGCGGGGCTCGATCTGACGGCCCTGAGCGGGAACCTCGCCGACCGCACCGCGCTGGACACATGGATCAAAATCTACGACAAGACATCGACCGGCCAGATGCCCCCGGCCAAACGCCCGCGCCCCGAGCCGCAAGCGCTCGCCGCATTCACCACTTCGCTCAACGCCGCCCTGTATGACGCCTCCCGCCGATCGCAGCAGACCGACGGCCGCGTCGTGCTCCGCCGCCTCAATCGCGTCGAATTCCAGAATACGCTGCGCGAATTGCTCGGCGTGTACGTGCCGATGCATGACGATCTGCCGCCGGACGGCGTCGCCGACGGATTCGACAATGTGGCGGCGGGCAACGACGTGTCCGGGTCGCACATGGTCAGCTACATGAACGTCATCGACGCTTCGCTCGCGCTGGCGATCGAACGCAAAAAGAATCAGACCGTGCATCAGCACGAGCTGGCCGGCCCGTACGCCCGCGATCGCTGGGGTGCGTCCGTCGGCAAGGATGTCACCATCGTCGGCGACGCGGCGATCATCTACTCCAATCGCCCCGACCATCGCACCTTTCGCACCTTCCGCGCTGAGACGCCCGGCCGCTACCGCCTCCGCATCGCCGCCGCCGCCGTCAACTCGGACGCCCCGCTCGTGCTGGCGATTCATCATCAGCTCGCCGCGCACACCGTCCCCTCGCATGTCGTCGACTTCCGCGACATCCCGCCCGGCGCCCCGCGGATCATCACCTTTGACATCGACCTCGATGAGCACGAGTCGCTGTCATTCTTCGCTTCGCACCTGCCGCTCTCCGACGCTTTCATCAAAGCCCAGGGCGATGCGCCGCTGGATCAGACCAAGGCCCCGGGCATCAAGGTCGACTGGTTCGATTTCGAGGGCCCGCTCGGCGAGACCTGGCCCACGCGCTCGCACCGTTTGCTCTTCGGCGACCTGCCCGTCGTGACGGGCAGGATTCGCGAGGCCATCCGCAAGCATCGTGACTGGCCCGCCATCGGCGATGATGAACCCGCCGAGGCGTACTCGCCCGATCCGGCCGCGGATGCGGATCGCCTGTTGCTCGCCTTCGCGCAGCGTGCGTTCCGCCGGCCGGTGCCGCGCGACGAGATCGCGCCGCTGCTGGACATCGTGCGCGACCGACTCGCGCAGGGTTACGAATTCAACGACGCCATGCGTCTGGGCTTCAAAGCCATCCTCTGCTCGCCGCAGTGCCTGTACCTGCTGGAAATGCCCGGCAAACTCGACGATTTCGCCCTGGCGTCGCGCCTTTCGTATTTCCTTTGGAGCGCGATGCCCGATGACGAACTGCTGCGGCTCGCCGCCGCCGGCAAGCTCCACGACCCGGACGTGCTCGATGCGCAGGTCGATCGCCTCCTCGCCGACCCGCGCGCCGAGACCTTCACGCAGAATTTCGTCGGTCAATGGCTCAACCTGCGCGACTTCGACGCCACGACGCCCGATGCGAAACTCTACCCCGAGTTCGACGATGAGCTGCACTGGTCCATGCCCCGCGAAACATTCGGCTTCTTCGATCATCTTCTGCATCACGACCTGAGCGTCGTCAACTTCGTCCGCTCCGATTTCCTTTTCATCAACGAACGCCTCGCCCGGCACTACCAGATTGACGGCGTCAGCGGCATGGAGCTGCGGGCCGTGCCCAATCCGCCCAGCTCCCACCGACAGGGTCTCATGACCCAGGCCGCGATTCTCAAAGTCACCGCCAACGGCACCGTGACGTCGCCCGTCCAGCGCGGCAAATTCCTGCTCGACAATCTGCTGGGCACGCCCCCCAATCCGCCCCCGCCCAGCGTCGGCGCCATCGACCCCGACACGCGCGGCTCCACAACCATTCGTCAGCAGCTCGACAAGCACCGCGCCGATCCGTCCTGCGCCGCGTGCCATCGCACGATCGATCCGCCCGGCTTCGCGCTCGAAGCGTACGACGTGATCGGCGGGTTTCGCACGTGGTACCGCGCGTCCGACAAGACCGACGCCGGCCGCGCCGAGGTTTACCCAGGCGGGCCCCGCGCATGGAAAGGCCCGCCCGTCGATGCCGCCGGCGTCACACCTGATGGCAAGCCCTTCGACGGTTATGACGAACTGTCCAACCTGCTGATGGCGGACCGGGAGCAGGTCGTCCGCGCGATCACCGAGCGGCTGATCACCTACGCCACCGGCGCCGGCGTCCAGTTCGCCGACCGCGAGGTGATCGACCGGATCGTCGCCGACGCGGACAAACACGATGATCGCCTGCGCACGCTGATTCATCAGATCGTCCGCAGCCGCATGTTCCTGGAAAAATGA